The genomic interval AGACGGAGATGTTGATTGAAATCGTCGAATCGAATTCTCGATCAAGTTGGGAGGAGGAAGATAAGGATAAAGTAGGTATTCTAAACAAAACCATCACCTAATTCCTACCCTATTATTTCTATTATACTACCCTtcatttaaataatcataatattaaaatAGTAGAAATATGTCATTGCACAAAGGTACTCTTTCACATAATTTTAAGTGGATAAATTATTTTTCTAAAATATGAATAAACATTACAATAACTAAACCTTAAGGAAGTTTTACAACTAACTTATTATGTTTAAAAAATATACCATTTTTTTGAATATCTACATAGGGACTATACATACATTTGGCAATATATGCTTCAATCAACATTTTAATGGCCCTATACATGGGCTATAGGTTTTATAATAGTGGGTTTGTGGGCCCTTTACCAGCAACCAAAATCTTTTTCTTTTTACTTATGTAAGAGCTTTATCACTCTATGAGATATTCAAAATATATCTTCTTCatatacttaaaaaaaaaaagaaccagAAAGATAGATCAATGGCAAGCTCAGTAGAACCTTTGGTAGTAGGGAAGGTAATAGGAGATGTTGTTGACATGTTTGTCCCTGTTACTAATATGTTTGTCTATTTTGGTTCTAAACATGTCATTAATGGCTGTGAAATCAAGCCTTCAATTGTTGTTAATCCTCCCAAGATTATCATGTCTGGTAACCCTCATGAGTTCTATACATTGGTTAGTTTCTTCTTCATTTCTTCAAACCATTAATTAATTTATTGTTTTATAACTGATCAATTCGAACATCAACGTTTTGTTGCTTGCATGCATGATCGAATTactattacttatattattttttGCATTTTAATTAATTTTCAAACCTTTAATATAGTGTTAAAATCATATTAATGTCAGCTATCGTCGATCTGCAGAatgattttttttaaagaaaattcCTCCTACGGATCGAGAATAGCTGTAAACATCGTACCACATTTTATTTTTTATTGATAAAATTTAacctttataaaaaaattatatatgagtttaaaaaaaaatatttttgttcttTGAATGGAAAATGAGTGTTAAATTGATGTTGTAGGTTATGACTGATCCAGATGCTCCAAGCCCTAGCGAACCGAGTATGAGGGAGTGGGCTCACTGGTTCGTTCGATCGAGACTGATCATCatcttaatttttatttttaaattatacAAATTTACCATTTTTTCCTTAATTTTTGTAGGATTGTGGTTGACATTCCGGCGGCACTAATCCAAATCGAGGTTAGACGAATTATTCTCTAAATTTTAGACACATGTCACGCATAATTGATTGATGTTTCCGATTGCATGCGTCGCCGAATCACAATTATTCGACGGCGAATAAAAGTGCGTCGCCGAATTCATTCTCTCCGCATGGAGATCAATACAtcaaaattttaaataaataaaacaaaaaattACCCTTTTTAATGCGTCGCCGGATCAATATCGCCGATATCATTCTTCGGCGACGTAAAATGCATCAAAATTTTAAATGATTAAACAAAAAAGTTACACTTTAATTTTAACATGCAATGTTAAATTAATTTGATATGATAATGTATGAAAAGTTTTCCCAAGATTACTCTAGATGGAAAATCATTCTAAAACTTGTTTGTTTGTTTGCTTTCAATTTTAATTTTTGATGTTATTGAAAAAGAATTTCATAAAGTTATCAGAGATGACGAAGAAAGTAGAATCTTTTTTGGCGTATAATTTCACATTTTCTGAGAATGGAGACAGAATTGTGCATGCATGGCCATAGTTGTCGTCGACAAAAAACATCACGGATTAATATTTAAACCAATAGACAatttacaacaatacaattagttaaatgaatctaaatataaaaagggaAAAATTACAAAAGAAAAAGAAGTACACGTGCCTTACATGTAATCTCACCCTAACCCACTTGGTTCAAATTCCTCAAAATATCTTGCCATTGTATTTGAATAATACTCCCGTCTCCGAATAGGGTTTcgttttttatttttagatttcttGAAAAATTAATTTATTTGATtattatatttagatatattatttTTCTGATAAATTTAGAAAACAAAACGTTATTTATTTGAAGGTAGtgagaataataattataatatatattatctttTAAAAAATAAATGCATATTTTAACTCAAAAATCATTTGTAATCAAATGCATGCATCATTTTATAGTTTAGTGTATCTGTTCTACACTCCTCTTTGTCGACGGGTACGTGGCGAATTGCTTTGACAACAAGTATCACCTACCGTGAGGATTGCCACGTGTCATTAGGAAAGTTTTTTCGCTACCTGCCTGTCATCACACGTGGCACATTCTAATATCTTCACGTGGCGTCCATGTAAAGTTAGCCCACCTGGCAATTACAATTCTTTGCTTCTTGTGTTGCTAAGTGCCTAAGTACTAATTAGAATCCGACTAAGTAGAGCCATAATAATTTGGTTTTTTTTTCAAATGATAAGATTATACTTTACTGAAAAAAAGTATTACTCACATCTAGTTACAATATATTCTCTCCATTTCAAATTAAATGTTAATATAAAcataattttttattttaaattaaatgtaaattttgataaatataaagaataATAATTATGTTTTTTCATTATACTCTCACCACCTTCACCATCTTCACATTCATGTATCTCATACATTCTCCCTCACCAATTTTATCATATTCATCCACATATCCTACATAAAGGTTTTTAGTTTATATAATCATAATTATGTTgaaaaataaacttaaaaatatattttcttaatTTGTATGAAATTGACTAGATTAGCATCTAATTTGGGACggaaagaatatatatataataaaaagttTTTGGAGTTAAAATATTTATTTCATAATTTAATTAGaatgtatatattaatataattcttCATGTTTGTATAAGTATTCATATGACTTTGTATTATCGATTTGTCTCtttaataaaaaatataattagtataattaatacaTTTTAACACGTTGAATGTTCGAATTCCCACAAAAACATAAATTTTGTATTTGGGTTTTGCTGATCATTCAATTTAATTTGAATAATGCATGGTGTTAATTTCAGGGAAGGAAATTCTGGAGTACATGGGACCTCGTCCACCGGTGGGAATTCACCGTTATGCCGTGATTCTGTTTAAGCAGGAAGGTCCGATAGGTGAAATAGAGCCGCCGAAAACTCGGGCCCACTTCTCCACTCGTCTCTTTGCTGAGGGCCTCCGCTTGGGTCTCCCCGTCGCAACCGTTTTCTTCAATTCCCAGAGGGAAACCGTCCGCCGCAAGCGTTGAATCTCAGCCGGCCGGCCGCCATTCTGATCAGTGTCATGTCCCATGATCCGaaatatgcatgcatgtatgtttgtGTGTTTCAATTCCGTTCAAGTTTAGTTGTGTTTTGTCGACGTTCTTGATTTTGATTTCCGACATATTATATGTATACGTACCAAGAACAACGGTTATAATTTCCTTTTTGCTAAAATGTATTTcgtttttattataaataaaaaagaGTTTACATCAATAATTAACCTAGCTAGCTACCTAATTATTTTAATGTTTTTTATTCATTGATTTTGTACTATATAAAAAGATTATGTAATATTCTCTCTAACCtaaataattttaaaaattatatcatACAGACTCGACGATTCTCGATCGCTATGTTGAAAATCCATCCTGATATATAATCACTCTTGGTCAGCAGATATATTGGTTAACTGATAAAAATTTGATGGCCGATGGATGTGAAATATGAATGTTGTTACCGATGTAAATAGACGTGGTTTtatccttttaattttttttttattatttaaatattttaaattttgaaTGTATCAAAAAAATCTAAATCAATATCTATTTGATGATGGGAAGGACTATATATATGGACAGCATTTTAGGTATTTCATGACGATAAAATTTGTTCAAATTGAAAGAAATTAAAGTCGTACCAAATATCAGAATTTTAGGTATTGAATTACAAAGTATTCATATTTTCAATTTTTTATGGCATGCAAATTAATTTTAGATGAATTCGAGACAATAATTTTCCGTACGTAGCCCGGAAAAGAAAATGCTCGATAAGGCTAGTGGTAACATAACATAAAACCGACTTTATCTTTAGTCTCAACAATTTTGTAGTAGCTATTAATTATCATCCTTCATATTCGAATTAGATCGGAAGCGAGATGCCATTTACCCTGCCACGCTTGAAACCATTTCCAACATGGGTAAGGTTGTGGACAGCCTCTTTGTGAGGTCAGCCAAGATCGTCGCATGAGCTTTTGTTTTGGTCACTTGGGTTGTTTGTTTTCTAGCTCATGTTGTTGCCGGACTGTTTTTCTTGGCTAATCTTTAGACTATTTTTGTGCATGTGTTTGGCCGTAACAAAACTTATGCTGGCTTATAATTTTGTCCCAGTTATTATCTACTATAAATCATAAATAAGACTTTTAACTGAACCGAGCTGAACCAATTTAAAAGACGCAAAAAGATTCTTATATCCCTAGTCCAGTTATAAGTTAGAAGATGCTAAAATGAACCGAAGGGTAGTATTGTCTTTTACTGAGTTGAACCTACGTATAAAAACTAATGTTCTAGAGATTTCAGTCTTCTTCTCTTCCATCCCTACCTCCGATTCTATCTACTCAGATTCCATTTCCAACTCCGGGCATGGCTACTTCCCTCCGAAAGCTCCGAGCGTCGACACTCCACCACCTCTGGCGTCCGTTCTCCACCAATAGGAGGTCGGCCGAACCCTCAGTAAGTTCGATCGCTATCTTCTTTGGGAGTAGACTGTTTGGAATCATGCTTACTAGTTTTCTTTTAAGTCCCATTTAGGCCTATCACTGTGTTTCTTGTATGAATCTTGATGAGTGACTCTTGGCCCACTGATTCCAACATCGTGATCATGGAAGTACTCTAGGTCCCCTTCACTACTACCCTCAACCAAACTTTCTCTTACTTCACTTCCAATATCAGCAGCATCAGTGTTGGCTTCGTTTATCTCATGTCCCTTTGTATATTTGGGATCGTGAGCTATTTTCTAACATTGCTAGCTGCTTAGGTGATTTTATTTGCATGAGTATTGAGATTGAAGATAGGCCAAATTGGATGTTGCAAAAAATGCTCGTTAGCTTCACTAGAAAAGTTAACATCAATGATTCTGTTTCTATCCAAGTGGACTTTGATTTCTTTGAAATTGGTATCGACGAGGAATTTTATCAGGATTTCATTCTCGATATCAACAGGGTCATCGCTCGTGATGTTTCCGACCTCTCCTCGGTTTCTAATTCGCCTCCTATGGATCCTACTTATCAAGATCGGTCGAAGTCTCTTCTCAAGTTGTGAACTCTCAAAAAATCTCGGATGAGCTTGTTGCTCCTGCCTCCGGTAGCTCTGCTGGCAATGATGTCCTCCCTTCTCCTAAGTCGATTTCTCTTCCTGAATTTGGCTGCTCTCATGAAACTTTAGTTCTCTCGCCTCCAGCTTTGGTTAATCCCCCTCAACCACCTACGAACTTCCCTCTCTCAACCTCAACCTCTCCCTCTTCCGACATTGTTCCACTCTCGATTCCTGCCGGTCCTTCAACCATTATCCCGGTAAATCTTTCGAGATCTCTTAATTTTGAtcattttcatgctttaatctctccatcttctgtCCTCAACTTATCATCCTTTCTAGCTTCAAAATTATCCGGTCTTATCGACTATCAAATAATCTCTAGAAATAGCTCCCCCTCATTTACCTCGCAAATACTCTATCCAAATTTGTCCATATCGACCGAAAACCTCCTCGATTTAAGACTATCCCTAAGCTTGGTCCTCTTCCGTCAACCCCTACACCAGCTGGTCCAAAATTTTCTTCCGAAGATTCTGACTCGGACATAAAAATGCGCTTTAAATATTTATGCTCCATTGACATTGGCCCTCCATCACGAGACATTGAAGAAGAAGCAAAAGCGATAGTCAACTCTGGGCTCAAGAATGGTTTGGCTTTGAAACGTGATACTACTTTCTCTGAAGCTGTTCATGCGGTAAAAAAGTGTCTCACAATTGTCTAGATTTCATCTTTTGCTGCTCTTGTTTTTGTTTGTCGGATGGTTTTCATTTTGGTCtcttgttgacctgtttttgagcCTTGCTTCTCTTCttgtatcaaaaaaaaaaaagcatCACTGTTAATACCCACACCAAAGAATTGTCTACTGCTTATTAAATccgtgtttatttatttatttcaggctTTGTGTGCAGTAAAGGTGGAAGTGCAAAAGACTAGGGCTTTAATTGAGGAAAGCAAAAGGGGCACCGGTGAAGAGGCCATTTCAAAGGTTTTATCAATACAAAGTCGAGAACACATTGCAACGGCTGGTTATATCATCAAGAATGGTACAATAGTTGGAAGTTTCACTGGCTTTTTGGGTTATGTATGGCTTCTTCTCTCTGGCATTACATTTCCAAGCATACATATTTCCAAGGTGGAAACTCCCAAGGAGCTTGCCGAGTATATGGAGAATGAAATTTTGATGGAAGCATGTGTTCTTtcacaaagaaaaaaaaaactatgaGAAGATGAAACACGCAGTCTTGACACACACATCTTCATGCTTGACACAAACATCTTCATTTCATATTACTGAACTGTGATACCATTTCAACTTGTACTTATAAAATTTTCCATGTTTGTCTTCTTTTACAAGTTTTTCATTATTGAGCAGGCTCGTTGTGGACATAATAGTATCTAATGTGTGCCTTCATGCAGGTTGAGCATCTAATGGAGTTTATGGAGGATGAGCAGATAAAATCAACCGCATACTGGAGAGGATAGAGAACATGGAGGAGTAGAGGAAGACGAAGGAGATGAAGGAGATGAAGGATGAGAAAAAAATGGATTTGTGATATAATGGTTGTTGTTTACTCTACCGGTGGTGATCGCATCACCTTCGTCGCTCTTTTAGCATGTCTCTATCATGGTTACTTTCATTCGATAAGCAACTCTTTTATTCACTTGTTCTCTCTTTTCTATCTAATGTTGTTCTTTTGTGTTAATTCTCTAATCTCTTTTTCCAATTATCTTGATTGTCACTAATCATCCAAAAATTATTTTAAGGAACTGATTTTGAATCATCCTTTTATTTTATTGGATGATAGTTTTATTTTTTGCTCTTGGAATATGTTGTTTTACTATTTGGATGATTCTCGAGGAAACAAGAAATTTTATTTATAATGGGTGTGTTTGTTGCATGATCTCGATTGTTCCAAACACCTTTAACAAATGTgtgttttttttatcattttagttaaaaAATACGTATTTTGAAGACGTCTTAAGTAAGACATAGCTTCTCCAGACTCAATTGAGTTTGGTGAAAAATTATATATCGGATCATTTGGATGAAGTGTTAGAATAGGGTGGATGGTCTTGGTCACAAAGTGTTAGAGAGAATGCCCATGAGAAAACAAGATTAGAAAAATTTAGTAACTTGGACAGTGAAAGAACACTTTATTGCCCTCTCCGTATATAAATAGATGACGTTTTTGGTGAACTTTTTTGTCTTTAAATAGTTGACGTTTTGAGAATATCAATGCATTTTTTTACATTTTTACCCCTCCACTAACTTTACACTCACATACAATTAATAGTTTAATGGAAAAAGAGAAAGGATATAAATGTAAAATAAAGATACTTTATGTATT from Rutidosis leptorrhynchoides isolate AG116_Rl617_1_P2 unplaced genomic scaffold, CSIRO_AGI_Rlap_v1 contig574, whole genome shotgun sequence carries:
- the LOC139884598 gene encoding LOW QUALITY PROTEIN: protein MOTHER of FT and TFL1 (The sequence of the model RefSeq protein was modified relative to this genomic sequence to represent the inferred CDS: inserted 1 base in 1 codon), translating into MASSVEPLVVGKVIGDVVDMFVPVTNMFVYFGSKHVINGCEIKPSIVVNPPKIIMSGNPHEFYTLVMTDPDAPSPSEPSMREWAHWIVVDIPXGTNPNRGKEILEYMGPRPPVGIHRYAVILFKQEGPIGEIEPPKTRAHFSTRLFAEGLRLGLPVATVFFNSQRETVRRKR